The Echinicola rosea genome has a segment encoding these proteins:
- a CDS encoding arylsulfatase, which translates to MKPIALCLLLSLFATVVFAQKSDKQPNIIVVITDDQGKNDLGCEGNPIVKTPYIDQFYEESIRLTNFHVSTTCAPSRGALMTGRHTNRLNVYHTISGRSLLFEDEEILPQVLAQNGYVNGHFGKWHLGDNYPFRPMDRGFQEVVRHGGGGITQGPDYWGNDYFDDTYWHNGVLTEYEGYCTDVFFSEALRFIEENKDSPFFCYISTNAPHGPLNCPEDYLDMYKDVAGLSESHQRFYGMISNIDDNFKRLRDKLELLGLSENTILIFMSDNGTAGGNKVYDAGMSGAKGSVMEGGHRVPFYIKWPAKGIEGGKDVGQLTAHFDVLPTLVDLLDLNYTPSKKLDGKSLEPLMTDEKPEWPNRVLYVDTQRKVNLTKYKDYSVMDEKWRLVNGDALYDMDTDLKQTTNVIEHHPEVAERLALGYEKWWESIIAEKSDEKYAYIKVGTPYENPVRLMSHDILTGNLGLAWHQFGAIEPSPAAGVWKVEVMEKGTYQIKLRRFAEEADLPINATFPQAEDQRRIQKAPPASTKDDFSEAYLSLASFRETAAIPTNAKEVVFTTDLSPGKYDLEARLIDKAGKFYPAYYVYFEKIR; encoded by the coding sequence ATGAAACCAATTGCCCTGTGCCTTTTACTGAGTCTTTTTGCGACGGTTGTTTTTGCCCAAAAATCCGATAAGCAGCCCAATATTATTGTCGTCATTACCGATGACCAAGGCAAGAATGACCTTGGCTGTGAAGGAAATCCAATAGTGAAAACACCTTATATTGACCAGTTTTATGAGGAATCCATAAGGTTGACCAACTTCCATGTATCCACCACCTGTGCGCCGTCCAGAGGAGCCTTGATGACAGGAAGGCATACCAATCGCTTAAACGTTTACCATACCATCTCAGGCAGGTCTCTGTTGTTTGAAGATGAGGAGATTCTGCCCCAAGTTTTGGCACAGAACGGTTATGTAAATGGGCATTTTGGGAAATGGCATCTAGGCGATAATTATCCTTTCAGGCCCATGGATCGAGGCTTTCAGGAAGTAGTGAGGCATGGGGGAGGAGGGATTACCCAAGGGCCGGATTATTGGGGCAATGATTATTTTGATGATACTTATTGGCATAATGGGGTTCTGACCGAATATGAAGGCTATTGTACAGATGTCTTCTTCTCAGAGGCACTTCGATTTATCGAAGAAAACAAGGACAGCCCTTTCTTTTGCTACATTTCCACGAATGCACCCCATGGCCCTCTCAATTGCCCAGAAGACTATCTCGATATGTATAAGGACGTAGCGGGACTTTCAGAAAGTCATCAGCGGTTTTATGGGATGATTTCCAATATCGATGATAATTTTAAACGATTACGGGACAAGCTGGAACTGTTGGGGCTAAGTGAAAACACCATTTTGATATTCATGTCAGACAATGGTACTGCAGGTGGAAACAAGGTCTATGATGCAGGCATGAGTGGAGCCAAAGGATCTGTGATGGAAGGTGGGCACCGCGTTCCCTTTTACATAAAATGGCCAGCCAAAGGCATCGAAGGCGGAAAGGACGTCGGACAGTTGACCGCGCATTTTGATGTCCTTCCGACCTTAGTGGACTTACTAGACCTTAACTATACACCCTCAAAGAAATTGGATGGAAAGAGTCTGGAGCCCCTGATGACCGACGAAAAACCGGAATGGCCCAATCGGGTACTTTATGTGGATACGCAGCGGAAAGTTAACCTTACTAAATACAAGGATTATTCGGTGATGGACGAAAAGTGGAGATTGGTAAATGGTGATGCCCTGTATGATATGGATACAGACCTAAAGCAAACTACCAATGTGATCGAACATCACCCTGAAGTGGCCGAGAGATTGGCCTTGGGCTACGAAAAATGGTGGGAGTCTATAATCGCTGAAAAATCCGATGAAAAATATGCCTATATCAAAGTAGGGACACCTTATGAAAACCCCGTCAGGCTAATGTCACATGATATATTGACGGGGAATTTGGGCTTGGCCTGGCACCAGTTTGGGGCCATTGAGCCTAGCCCGGCAGCAGGGGTCTGGAAAGTGGAGGTCATGGAAAAAGGAACTTATCAAATTAAATTGAGGAGATTTGCTGAAGAGGCTGATTTGCCCATTAATGCCACTTTTCCCCAAGCGGAAGATCAAAGGCGAATTCAGAAAGCACCACCAGCCAGTACAAAAGATGATTTTTCGGAAGCCTACCTGTCCCTTGCAAGTTTTAGAGAGACGGCCGCTATTCCAACTAATGCAAAGGAAGTGGTATTCACTACTGATCTAAGTCCGGGAAAATATGACCTAGAAGCACGCTTGATCGATAAGGCAGGAAAATTCTACCCCGCTTATTATGTGTACTTTGAAAAAATAAGGTAG
- the galB gene encoding beta-galactosidase GalB: protein MKQLFTTALLSFILGFFMLDCLQAKDILFNKDWKFYKGNAATASRADFDDEEWRKLDLPHDWAIEGPFDEQYNARAGGLPFHGTGWYRKHFSMPEVSKGKAVRLEFEGAMYNAHVWVNGELVGNRPFGYIGFEFDISKYLKYDGSDNVIAVRLSPEDLSSRWYPGAGIYRSVWLKVDEKVHVEQWGTYITTPTVTDKKAVVQHETVIQNDSGDPAEVVVKQTYFDPSGIQVGEVSEGVTIAANSSGYSAVYADIPSPERWDLATPQLYKAITTVLDKNGRVMDEYSTTFGIRTIKFDKDAFYLNGRKVRFNGVCLHHDNGALGAAVYRRADERKLQIMKSMGVNAIRTSHNPPSRELLELCDEMGLLVLDEAFDVWKMEKVANGYNKFFDEWGATDMRDMILRDRNHPSVIMWSIGNEIIEQRDAKNGWKVAKMLHQVCAETDPTRPSTVGLNYYPAPYDHNLAQQVDITGINYKPSKYSEIRGNYPQLPIYGSETSSVTSSRGVYHLPIAKYKTHESKQVTSYDLIGPPWAYPPDIEFHFQEQNPYVMGEFMWTGFDYLGEPTPYGGKDNSTNGYWNDDWPARSSYFGAVDLCGFPKDRFYLYQSQWTEAPMIHLLPHWNWEGMEDETIPVYCYTNCDEAELFLNGESLGKKVKGKDKTPIIVDFLRYEPKTFASPYRLSWDVPYQAGELKVVGYKDGKAIQEKTINTAGKPAGISLNVDRTEIDADGRDLAYVTVTVTDKEGNTCPIADNLVKFEVKGEGELIAVDNGDPTSVSPFQADYRKAFNGMCLAIIRATEKPGNIELTATSKSLKKAQVTISTKPRASK from the coding sequence ATGAAACAACTATTTACTACAGCGCTACTTAGTTTTATTCTGGGCTTTTTTATGTTGGACTGCCTTCAGGCGAAGGATATTTTGTTCAATAAAGATTGGAAGTTTTATAAAGGCAATGCAGCAACTGCCTCCCGAGCAGATTTTGATGATGAGGAGTGGAGAAAGTTGGATTTACCCCATGACTGGGCGATAGAAGGACCGTTTGATGAACAGTACAATGCACGTGCCGGAGGATTGCCCTTTCACGGCACTGGTTGGTATAGAAAACACTTTTCCATGCCGGAAGTTTCTAAGGGCAAAGCGGTAAGGCTGGAGTTTGAAGGAGCTATGTACAATGCCCATGTTTGGGTAAATGGTGAATTGGTCGGTAATCGTCCTTTTGGCTATATCGGTTTTGAATTTGATATAAGCAAATACCTGAAATATGATGGAAGTGATAATGTCATCGCAGTCAGGCTAAGCCCGGAAGACTTATCATCCAGATGGTATCCCGGAGCTGGCATATACCGCTCCGTATGGCTAAAGGTAGATGAAAAAGTCCATGTGGAACAGTGGGGTACCTATATTACCACTCCTACAGTAACCGATAAAAAAGCAGTAGTACAGCATGAAACAGTTATCCAGAATGATTCTGGCGATCCTGCCGAAGTAGTCGTGAAACAGACCTATTTTGATCCCAGTGGAATCCAAGTGGGGGAAGTAAGTGAGGGAGTGACCATCGCAGCAAATTCATCCGGATACTCCGCAGTATATGCTGATATTCCATCACCGGAAAGGTGGGATTTAGCTACTCCCCAACTTTATAAAGCCATCACTACGGTGCTGGATAAAAACGGTCGTGTGATGGATGAATACAGCACTACCTTCGGCATACGTACCATCAAATTTGACAAAGATGCTTTCTACCTTAATGGAAGGAAAGTAAGGTTTAACGGGGTCTGCCTGCACCATGATAATGGAGCCTTGGGAGCGGCGGTTTACCGTAGGGCTGATGAACGAAAACTCCAGATCATGAAATCAATGGGAGTAAATGCCATCAGGACGAGCCATAATCCTCCTTCAAGGGAACTGCTGGAATTATGTGATGAAATGGGGCTGTTGGTGTTGGATGAGGCCTTCGACGTATGGAAAATGGAAAAGGTGGCCAATGGCTATAATAAATTCTTTGATGAGTGGGGAGCCACCGATATGAGGGATATGATTTTGCGAGACAGGAATCACCCTTCCGTGATCATGTGGAGCATAGGCAATGAAATCATAGAACAGCGGGATGCCAAAAATGGCTGGAAGGTGGCCAAAATGCTGCATCAAGTGTGTGCGGAGACCGATCCTACCCGTCCGTCCACTGTTGGTCTTAATTATTATCCCGCACCCTATGATCATAATCTGGCCCAGCAAGTGGACATTACCGGGATAAATTACAAACCATCAAAATATAGCGAAATAAGGGGCAATTATCCGCAACTGCCCATTTATGGCTCCGAAACGTCCAGTGTGACCAGTAGTAGAGGGGTGTACCATCTACCCATAGCGAAATATAAGACCCATGAGTCCAAGCAGGTGACCAGCTATGACCTAATAGGACCACCTTGGGCTTATCCACCAGATATAGAGTTTCACTTTCAGGAGCAAAACCCGTATGTAATGGGCGAGTTTATGTGGACAGGTTTTGATTATTTGGGCGAGCCGACTCCTTACGGAGGAAAGGATAATTCGACCAATGGTTATTGGAATGATGATTGGCCTGCAAGGAGTTCCTATTTTGGAGCAGTGGACCTATGTGGGTTCCCAAAAGACCGGTTCTATTTGTACCAAAGCCAATGGACGGAAGCACCCATGATCCATTTATTGCCCCACTGGAACTGGGAAGGAATGGAAGACGAGACTATCCCTGTGTATTGCTATACCAACTGTGATGAGGCGGAGTTGTTCTTGAACGGTGAATCACTGGGCAAGAAGGTAAAAGGAAAGGACAAGACACCGATAATAGTGGACTTTTTACGGTATGAGCCCAAGACCTTTGCTTCCCCATATCGACTGAGCTGGGATGTGCCGTACCAGGCGGGTGAGCTAAAAGTAGTGGGCTATAAGGATGGAAAAGCAATTCAGGAAAAGACGATAAATACGGCCGGAAAACCTGCCGGTATCTCTTTGAATGTGGATAGGACAGAGATTGATGCTGACGGCAGGGACTTAGCTTATGTGACTGTAACGGTGACCGACAAAGAGGGCAATACCTGTCCTATAGCAGATAACCTGGTGAAGTTTGAAGTGAAGGGAGAAGGAGAGCTTATCGCGGTGGATAATGGAGATCCCACGTCTGTTTCCCCCTTTCAGGCGGATTACAGAAAGGCCTTTAATGGGATGTGCTTAGCGATCATCCGGGCCACAGAGAAACCGGGAAATATCGAGCTGACGGCTACTTCCAAGTCCTTGAAAAAAGCCCAAGTAACTATTTCTACCAAGCCCCGAGCCTCCAAATAA
- a CDS encoding LamG domain-containing protein gives MENTIKLLGVPVFGGRVNSILSFVFSASIMGCLVGCTSTGEEMPGQDNEEDVVNMTMATGPYFQPGEDITPSGKVWESVDNMSDEFSTATIDTAKWQLEPVGNGWNWIGRPPGLFQPENVSIENGKMTVTVGVLDQPQTINGKEFKYKGAIVRSKNPGQVGWYYETKMKANKTEMSSTFWLMTKYDCHKKLELDIQECVGVVSPDADQWATGWDRIFHSNCIHRQTTCVDRLQLQNSVKPFTENHQRYFVYAAWWKSKDEIQFFLDGKYVYSIHPEVDWDMPAFLQMAIETYDWNPVPANGGAVASAPVSDRKTQYEWIRTWKLNDAP, from the coding sequence ATGGAAAACACTATTAAACTACTCGGTGTACCCGTCTTCGGTGGACGGGTCAATTCTATCCTTTCTTTCGTTTTTTCGGCATCCATTATGGGGTGCTTGGTAGGCTGTACCTCTACAGGGGAGGAAATGCCCGGTCAAGACAACGAAGAGGATGTCGTAAACATGACCATGGCCACTGGACCATATTTTCAGCCGGGGGAAGACATTACCCCTTCTGGCAAGGTGTGGGAGTCAGTGGACAACATGTCTGACGAATTTTCGACCGCCACAATTGATACCGCCAAATGGCAACTAGAGCCAGTCGGTAATGGGTGGAACTGGATAGGCAGGCCTCCTGGACTGTTCCAGCCAGAAAATGTATCCATTGAAAATGGGAAAATGACAGTGACCGTTGGGGTGCTCGATCAGCCCCAAACCATAAACGGTAAAGAATTTAAGTACAAAGGAGCCATCGTTCGTTCTAAAAACCCCGGACAGGTAGGATGGTATTATGAAACTAAAATGAAAGCCAACAAGACGGAGATGTCTTCCACCTTCTGGTTGATGACCAAATACGACTGCCATAAAAAATTGGAGCTGGATATTCAGGAGTGCGTGGGAGTGGTCAGTCCAGATGCCGATCAGTGGGCCACTGGCTGGGACCGTATATTCCATTCCAACTGCATTCATAGACAGACGACCTGTGTGGACAGGTTGCAGTTGCAGAATTCTGTCAAGCCCTTTACCGAAAACCACCAGAGGTATTTTGTCTATGCTGCCTGGTGGAAGTCAAAAGACGAAATCCAGTTTTTTTTGGATGGGAAATACGTGTATTCAATACATCCGGAAGTGGACTGGGACATGCCTGCCTTTTTGCAAATGGCCATAGAAACGTATGATTGGAATCCTGTACCAGCAAATGGTGGAGCAGTCGCCAGCGCACCCGTTTCTGACAGGAAAACCCAATATGAGTGGATCAGAACTTGGAAGCTGAACGATGCTCCCTAA
- a CDS encoding FdhF/YdeP family oxidoreductase translates to MKPGPYRQVSITGPVEPDGGDVSAPKEFAAGVPAIKVALEHALKEMGLVRTSSTLTQLNQKEGIDCPGCAWPDPEKRSKLGEFCENGVKAIAEEATTERVGREFLEQFSVEEMSQWSDYKIGKSGRLTHPMILKPGSSHYSAISWEEAFKVIADHLKKLAHPDEAIFYTSGRSSNEAAFLYGLFIRAFGTNNMPDCSNMCHESSGVALTETLGIGKGSVILEDMYHAEVIMILGQNPGTNHPRMLSALEKCKENGGKIIAVNPLKEAGLLRFKNPQNMVGLLGKGSGLADLYLQVRINQDVALLKLIIKKLAILDEEEGSVFDWDFIKKNTHGLEEMLTDLNRYAQEDLLELCGVAEAEVDQAVKWLANGRRVIVCWAMGLTQHKNGVDNIQECVNLLLLKGSIGKPGAGTCPVRGHSNVQGDRTVGITHHVSTKLNAAYKRVFGFDPPTKEGFDVVHSIKAMYENKAKVFIALGGNFVSAASDTEYTAHALQNCDLTVQVSTKLNRSHLVTGKTALILPTLGRTEMDQKGDKKRYVTVENSMGRVHRSRGSLPPSSSMLKSEPEIIAGIGAAFFGTKTAIDWKELGADYGLIREKIAAVFDGFSGYSSRSAQGGFDLPNNAREGDFSGLPNGKASFSICQLPNHQLTSARYLLMTVRSHDQFNTTIYALNDRYRGVFGERRVLFMNHGDAKREGLEKMDRVDLVSRYDGQVRKAENFLVVPYDIPRGNLAAYFPETNILVPNAHFADKSNTPISKSIEVDIIKK, encoded by the coding sequence ATGAAGCCAGGCCCATATCGACAAGTATCTATTACAGGCCCCGTGGAGCCTGATGGAGGGGATGTCAGTGCCCCTAAGGAGTTTGCGGCGGGAGTACCGGCCATTAAAGTGGCCTTGGAGCATGCGCTGAAGGAGATGGGTCTTGTCCGGACGTCCTCTACGCTTACCCAATTGAACCAAAAGGAAGGTATCGATTGTCCCGGATGTGCCTGGCCAGATCCAGAAAAGAGAAGTAAGCTTGGTGAATTTTGCGAAAACGGTGTAAAGGCCATTGCTGAGGAAGCCACTACCGAAAGAGTGGGAAGGGAATTTCTAGAGCAGTTTTCAGTAGAGGAAATGTCCCAATGGTCAGATTATAAAATTGGCAAAAGCGGAAGGCTTACCCATCCCATGATCCTGAAGCCAGGAAGTTCCCATTATAGCGCCATCTCCTGGGAAGAGGCATTTAAGGTTATTGCCGATCACCTTAAAAAACTAGCCCATCCCGATGAGGCCATATTTTATACCTCTGGACGTTCGAGTAACGAGGCAGCTTTTTTGTATGGACTTTTTATCAGGGCTTTTGGTACCAATAATATGCCCGACTGCTCCAATATGTGTCATGAATCATCTGGTGTGGCATTGACAGAGACACTGGGCATAGGAAAGGGGTCCGTGATATTGGAAGACATGTACCATGCCGAGGTCATCATGATATTGGGACAAAACCCCGGTACCAATCATCCTCGGATGCTATCTGCACTGGAAAAATGCAAGGAAAATGGTGGGAAGATCATAGCGGTAAATCCCCTTAAAGAAGCAGGCCTGTTGCGGTTCAAGAATCCCCAAAACATGGTTGGATTGCTCGGAAAAGGATCGGGACTTGCAGACCTGTACCTTCAGGTCAGGATCAACCAAGACGTGGCCTTGTTAAAGCTGATCATTAAAAAATTAGCCATCCTCGATGAGGAGGAAGGGTCAGTTTTTGATTGGGATTTTATCAAGAAGAATACGCATGGCCTAGAGGAAATGTTAACAGACCTGAACAGGTATGCTCAGGAAGACCTTTTGGAACTGTGCGGAGTAGCCGAAGCCGAAGTAGACCAAGCCGTGAAGTGGTTGGCAAATGGAAGAAGGGTGATTGTCTGTTGGGCAATGGGGCTGACACAGCATAAAAACGGAGTGGATAATATTCAAGAATGTGTCAACTTATTATTGCTAAAAGGAAGTATCGGTAAGCCTGGAGCAGGCACATGTCCTGTACGTGGCCATAGTAATGTCCAAGGAGACCGCACCGTGGGCATTACCCATCACGTATCCACTAAGCTTAATGCAGCATACAAGCGTGTGTTTGGTTTTGATCCACCGACAAAAGAGGGATTTGATGTGGTGCACTCGATCAAGGCCATGTATGAAAACAAGGCCAAAGTTTTTATCGCCTTGGGAGGCAATTTTGTGTCCGCAGCCAGCGACACGGAGTATACGGCACATGCCCTACAAAACTGTGATTTAACGGTTCAGGTCAGCACCAAACTAAACAGGAGCCACTTGGTAACGGGAAAGACGGCACTCATCCTACCTACTCTGGGACGTACGGAAATGGACCAAAAGGGAGACAAGAAGAGGTATGTTACCGTGGAAAACAGCATGGGAAGAGTTCATCGCTCCCGAGGGAGTTTACCTCCTTCATCATCAATGCTAAAAAGTGAACCGGAAATAATAGCCGGAATCGGGGCTGCTTTTTTTGGCACCAAAACGGCGATAGACTGGAAGGAGTTGGGAGCCGATTATGGATTGATCAGAGAAAAAATAGCTGCGGTATTTGATGGTTTTTCTGGCTATTCATCTCGGTCTGCCCAAGGCGGCTTTGACTTGCCCAATAACGCAAGGGAAGGAGATTTTTCAGGCCTTCCAAATGGGAAAGCATCGTTTAGCATCTGCCAACTTCCCAATCATCAATTGACCTCAGCTCGGTATTTATTGATGACCGTTAGGTCCCATGATCAATTTAACACCACCATCTATGCCCTTAACGACCGCTATAGAGGAGTGTTTGGAGAGCGGCGGGTACTTTTTATGAATCATGGCGATGCCAAAAGGGAGGGCTTGGAGAAAATGGACCGGGTCGATTTGGTAAGCCGATACGATGGTCAGGTCCGAAAGGCGGAAAATTTCCTGGTGGTGCCTTATGACATACCTAGGGGTAATTTGGCTGCTTATTTCCCAGAAACAAATATCCTGGTGCCGAATGCACATTTTGCTGATAAAAGCAATACCCCAATCAGTAAGTCAATCGAGGTGGATATTATAAAAAAGTAA
- a CDS encoding alpha/beta hydrolase, giving the protein MKKSQFRTTENSDAYSMDGLRFLTVKSKNLEGRADICLYVPEGKYTDLPMVTLLHGVYGSAWVWALKAGAHLVLEELIQQNQIAPMGLVMPSDGLWGDGSAYLTHHGKSFDKWIAEEVPLAAIENFECFSPYSPRFIAGLSMGGFGAMNIGARYGERYSGISGHSSITDIDQMALFAEESWTDRNSLAGEGNVFKLMQQYMDTLPPLRFDCGVDDELLSANRLLHRQLEKLGVKHDYQEFSGGHEWSYWNNHLRDTLLFFDTLLSRASEAPREY; this is encoded by the coding sequence ATGAAAAAATCACAATTTAGAACAACCGAAAATTCCGATGCCTATTCGATGGATGGTCTTCGTTTTTTGACGGTAAAGAGCAAAAATCTAGAAGGAAGGGCCGATATCTGTTTGTATGTGCCCGAGGGGAAGTATACTGACCTTCCGATGGTCACCTTGCTCCATGGTGTCTATGGGAGCGCTTGGGTCTGGGCGCTTAAGGCTGGTGCTCATTTGGTGTTGGAGGAATTGATCCAGCAAAACCAAATAGCTCCTATGGGACTGGTAATGCCTTCGGATGGTTTGTGGGGGGATGGATCGGCATATTTGACACACCATGGCAAAAGTTTCGACAAATGGATTGCGGAGGAAGTACCTCTGGCGGCCATAGAAAATTTCGAATGCTTTTCGCCTTATTCGCCCCGTTTTATCGCCGGGCTTTCCATGGGGGGCTTTGGCGCCATGAATATAGGAGCGAGGTACGGTGAGCGGTACAGCGGGATATCAGGTCATAGTTCCATAACGGATATTGATCAAATGGCCCTGTTTGCCGAGGAAAGCTGGACAGACAGAAATTCCTTGGCTGGTGAAGGAAATGTGTTTAAATTGATGCAGCAGTACATGGATACCCTTCCTCCTTTGCGGTTTGATTGTGGGGTAGATGATGAATTGTTATCGGCGAATAGATTGCTCCATCGACAACTGGAGAAGCTTGGGGTCAAGCATGATTACCAGGAGTTTTCGGGGGGGCATGAATGGTCCTATTGGAACAACCATTTAAGGGATACATTATTGTTTTTTGATACGCTACTAAGTCGCGCATCAGAAGCGCCCAGAGAATACTAA
- a CDS encoding Zn-dependent alcohol dehydrogenase yields the protein MNNSIMSKAAIATGDGSFIISDIQVGAPGADEVLVKMKAAGLCHTDYDSLTWGKPIVMGHEGAGEVVACGEDVTGLKKGDPVLLNWATPCMHCFQCQEGNQHICENNSPVTAGGNGYTPGHATLSSTTWKGQPIERSFNIGTLSEYTLVKSSACVKMDKSIPFTSASILSCGVMTGYGSVVNSARFQAGSSAVVLGTGGVGLNVIQACKIAGASHIVAVDINPQRLQMAREFGATDTIQASKEDQGLTQVAKEVKQLFGGRGADYAFECTAIPALGAAPLAMIRNAGTAVQVSGIEEEITIDMRLFEWDKIYINPLYGKCRPAIDFPKLFSLYTKGDLMLDEMITNTYPLSALDQAMADMIEGKNAKGVVTFE from the coding sequence ATGAACAACAGTATAATGTCCAAGGCAGCAATAGCCACAGGAGATGGATCGTTTATAATCAGTGATATCCAAGTGGGAGCACCAGGGGCTGATGAGGTATTGGTAAAGATGAAAGCGGCAGGATTGTGCCATACTGATTATGATTCCCTCACTTGGGGAAAACCGATCGTCATGGGCCATGAGGGAGCTGGAGAGGTAGTGGCCTGTGGAGAAGATGTGACAGGCCTCAAAAAGGGGGATCCTGTACTGCTCAACTGGGCCACTCCTTGTATGCACTGCTTTCAATGCCAAGAAGGCAATCAACACATCTGTGAGAACAACTCTCCCGTAACAGCGGGGGGAAATGGATACACTCCTGGACACGCCACACTTTCTTCCACTACTTGGAAGGGACAGCCGATAGAGAGGTCATTTAATATCGGAACCTTGTCGGAATATACGTTGGTAAAGTCCAGCGCATGTGTAAAAATGGACAAATCGATTCCATTTACTTCGGCGAGTATCCTGAGCTGTGGCGTGATGACGGGCTATGGTTCTGTGGTGAATTCCGCAAGGTTTCAGGCCGGGAGTTCGGCGGTGGTTTTGGGCACTGGAGGGGTTGGCCTGAATGTCATCCAAGCATGTAAGATCGCTGGAGCCTCTCATATTGTGGCGGTGGATATCAATCCCCAGCGCCTTCAGATGGCCCGTGAGTTCGGCGCAACGGATACCATCCAAGCTTCGAAAGAAGACCAAGGGTTGACCCAAGTGGCGAAAGAGGTAAAACAACTGTTTGGGGGAAGAGGTGCTGATTATGCATTTGAATGCACCGCCATTCCAGCCTTGGGAGCGGCTCCCTTGGCGATGATAAGAAATGCGGGTACGGCTGTACAAGTAAGTGGGATTGAGGAGGAGATTACCATAGATATGCGGCTTTTTGAATGGGACAAGATCTATATCAACCCTCTTTATGGGAAATGCAGGCCAGCCATCGATTTCCCAAAATTGTTTAGCTTATATACCAAAGGTGACCTGATGCTAGACGAAATGATCACCAATACCTATCCGCTTTCAGCGCTGGACCAAGCAATGGCCGATATGATAGAAGGGAAAAATGCAAAAGGTGTGGTAACTTTTGAATGA
- a CDS encoding AraC family transcriptional regulator, with translation MKAILEKVLLEEQDPVLSFSYNKKDFETPYHFHPEFELTYIMESSGIRYVGNNISDYQPGDLVMLGKNLPHCWKNEHSEHQSSRSLVLQWREEIIPELPWFEKIRQLHKDAERGLYFLPDAKEDILRAMQAVLHSTGLDKYQAMVGLLDLMTNKGKFIKLAGSSYSSDLSHDTNDRLQAVQQYVNNHYQGKIKLKDIADHLHMSEQSFSRFFSKTWKKPFFVFLNEYRINIASRVILETDKQMTEIAFECGYESLAFFYKQFKKFKKHTPLEFRKMFQRI, from the coding sequence ATGAAAGCAATTCTAGAAAAAGTCCTCTTGGAGGAGCAGGATCCAGTGCTCTCCTTCAGTTATAATAAGAAGGACTTCGAAACTCCGTATCATTTTCATCCCGAGTTTGAGCTGACATACATCATGGAGAGTTCTGGGATCAGGTATGTAGGAAACAATATATCTGACTATCAACCTGGTGACTTGGTCATGCTGGGAAAAAACTTACCCCACTGCTGGAAAAATGAACACAGTGAGCACCAATCAAGCAGGTCCCTTGTCCTCCAATGGAGGGAAGAAATCATCCCTGAACTACCTTGGTTTGAAAAGATCAGGCAACTACATAAAGATGCCGAAAGGGGCTTGTACTTTTTACCAGACGCCAAAGAGGACATTTTAAGAGCTATGCAGGCAGTCCTTCACAGTACAGGCTTGGACAAATACCAAGCAATGGTGGGGCTTCTGGACCTGATGACCAATAAAGGCAAATTCATAAAACTGGCCGGTTCCTCTTACAGCTCCGACCTTAGCCATGACACCAACGACAGGCTCCAAGCAGTCCAGCAGTACGTCAATAACCATTACCAAGGGAAAATCAAGCTAAAGGACATCGCTGATCATTTACATATGAGTGAACAGTCATTTTCCAGGTTTTTCAGCAAGACTTGGAAAAAACCCTTTTTTGTGTTTCTCAATGAGTACAGGATCAATATCGCCAGCAGGGTGATCTTGGAAACGGACAAGCAAATGACAGAGATTGCTTTTGAGTGCGGCTATGAGAGCTTGGCATTTTTTTATAAGCAGTTTAAAAAATTTAAAAAACACACTCCTCTGGAATTCAGAAAGATGTTTCAAAGGATCTGA